One Phalacrocorax aristotelis chromosome 11, bGulAri2.1, whole genome shotgun sequence DNA segment encodes these proteins:
- the LOC142063297 gene encoding uncharacterized protein LOC142063297 isoform X4, with the protein MRRSERPLAGSGSPDCPDLLRHVGGPRSPLSPLYLSFFEEECRAIATRLRLGAAAAAELSPGPREGSALWPDAAGPVTSTPLQDSVPLGEGVPGSAVPAARPSTAGCEAAATPGPTRGEPGCLPRPAADRCPGAARPSSRLARPQPVSRKAACRGAGQSPYGGPGPAGRPRTPARSPGCGGGRLCLSRVRASLGLELPKAGKGLGAPGSRLPQPRGTNLKPMPAAKSRLQHPSGALQQAQPSAVPKPGPRDTEMETTVKVGGRRQPSWRLSTAIPTMASRSRLRPMGKVSSPKRFCVGSTTQELICNITQELKENGKVDQTWVCVGSSFSSKLAPSPTRRCGDAVPAEQSAGDQLSQELKRVKKELERVKGELADKTAQCEAYCQTISSLQAQLRAAGICPEDAVMEEIGDSGSD; encoded by the exons ATGAGGCGGTCGGAGCGGCCGCTGGCGGGCTCCGGCTCGCCGGACTGCCCCGACCTGCTGCGGCATGTAGGCGGCCCGCGCTCGCCGCTCTCCCCGCTCTACCTCAGCTTCTTCGAGGAGGAGTGCCGCGCCATCGCCACCCGCCTGCGCCTCGGCGCCGCCGCTGCGGCGGAGCTCTCGCCGGGCCCGCGGGAAGGCAGCGCCCTGTGGCCCGATGCTGCCGGGCCCGTCACCTCCACGCCGCTGCAGGACTCGGTCCCCCTCGGGGAGGGGGTCCCGGGCAGCGCCGTGCCCGCTGCCCGCCCGAGCACGGCTGGCTGTGAGGCCGCCGCGACCCCGGGCCCGACCCGCGGGGAGCCCGGGTGCCTCCCGCGGCCCGCTGCCGACCGTTGCCCCGGCGCAGCGCGGCCCAGCTCCCGCCTCGCCCGCCCACAGCCCGTGTCCCGTAAGGCAGCATGTCGCGGTGCCGGACAGTCCCCCTACGGCGGACCGGGCCCCGCGGGCCGCCCCCGCACCCCTGCCCGGTCCccgggctgcggcggcggcaggCTCTGCCTCTCCCGGGTACGGGCCTCTCTGGGTCTGGAGCTCCCCAAGGCCGGCAAGGGGCTCGGTGCTCCGGGATCgaggctcccccagccccgag GCACCAACCTGAAGCCGATGCCGGCTGCCAAGTCCAGGCTTCAGCATCCCAGCGGGGCTCTGCAGCAGGCACAACCTTCCGCCGTTCCCAAACCCGGCCCCCGGGACACAGAGATGGAAA CCACTGTCAAGGTTGGGGGTCGCAGACAGCCCTCCTGGAGGCTCTCTACAGCGATTCCTACCATGGCTTCTCGCTCCCGACTGCGGCCGATGGGAAAAGTGTCTTCCCCCAAGCGCTTTTGTGTCG GATCAACTACACAGGAGCTGATATGCAATATAACCCAAGAGCTGAAGGAAAACG GTAAGGTTGACCAGAcatgggtgtgtgtggggtccTCATTTTCCAGCAAGTTGGCGCCTAGCCCGACTCGAAGGTGTGGGGATGCAGTCCCTGCTGAGCAG TCTGCAGGTgatcagctgtcccaggagCTGAAGCGTGTAAAGAAAGAGCTGGAGCGAGTGAAGGGTGAGCTTG ctgacAAGACTGCCCAGTGTGAAGCCTATTGCCAGACAATCTCCTCCTTGCAGGCTCAGCTCAGAGCAGCAG GAATCTGCCCGGAAGATGCAGTAATGGAGGAGATTGGTGACTCAGGGAGTGACTGA
- the LOC142063297 gene encoding uncharacterized protein LOC142063297 isoform X2, whose amino-acid sequence MRRSERPLAGSGSPDCPDLLRHVGGPRSPLSPLYLSFFEEECRAIATRLRLGAAAAAELSPGPREGSALWPDAAGPVTSTPLQDSVPLGEGVPGSAVPAARPSTAGCEAAATPGPTRGEPGCLPRPAADRCPGAARPSSRLARPQPVSRKAACRGAGQSPYGGPGPAGRPRTPARSPGCGGGRLCLSRVRASLGLELPKAGKGLGAPGSRLPQPRGTNLKPMPAAKSRLQHPSGALQQAQPSAVPKPGPRDTEMETTVKVGGRRQPSWRLSTAIPTMASRSRLRPMGKVSSPKRFCVGSTTQELICNITQELKENGESKEELVAAGTVLGAGKVDQTWVCVGSSFSSKLAPSPTRRCGDAVPAEQSAGDQLSQELKRVKKELERVKGELADKTAQCEAYCQTISSLQAQLRAAGICPEDAVMEEIGDSGSD is encoded by the exons ATGAGGCGGTCGGAGCGGCCGCTGGCGGGCTCCGGCTCGCCGGACTGCCCCGACCTGCTGCGGCATGTAGGCGGCCCGCGCTCGCCGCTCTCCCCGCTCTACCTCAGCTTCTTCGAGGAGGAGTGCCGCGCCATCGCCACCCGCCTGCGCCTCGGCGCCGCCGCTGCGGCGGAGCTCTCGCCGGGCCCGCGGGAAGGCAGCGCCCTGTGGCCCGATGCTGCCGGGCCCGTCACCTCCACGCCGCTGCAGGACTCGGTCCCCCTCGGGGAGGGGGTCCCGGGCAGCGCCGTGCCCGCTGCCCGCCCGAGCACGGCTGGCTGTGAGGCCGCCGCGACCCCGGGCCCGACCCGCGGGGAGCCCGGGTGCCTCCCGCGGCCCGCTGCCGACCGTTGCCCCGGCGCAGCGCGGCCCAGCTCCCGCCTCGCCCGCCCACAGCCCGTGTCCCGTAAGGCAGCATGTCGCGGTGCCGGACAGTCCCCCTACGGCGGACCGGGCCCCGCGGGCCGCCCCCGCACCCCTGCCCGGTCCccgggctgcggcggcggcaggCTCTGCCTCTCCCGGGTACGGGCCTCTCTGGGTCTGGAGCTCCCCAAGGCCGGCAAGGGGCTCGGTGCTCCGGGATCgaggctcccccagccccgag GCACCAACCTGAAGCCGATGCCGGCTGCCAAGTCCAGGCTTCAGCATCCCAGCGGGGCTCTGCAGCAGGCACAACCTTCCGCCGTTCCCAAACCCGGCCCCCGGGACACAGAGATGGAAA CCACTGTCAAGGTTGGGGGTCGCAGACAGCCCTCCTGGAGGCTCTCTACAGCGATTCCTACCATGGCTTCTCGCTCCCGACTGCGGCCGATGGGAAAAGTGTCTTCCCCCAAGCGCTTTTGTGTCG GATCAACTACACAGGAGCTGATATGCAATATAACCCAAGAGCTGAAGGAAAACGGTGAGAGCAAAGAAGAGCTGGTTGCAGCAGGGACTGTCTTGGGGGCAG GTAAGGTTGACCAGAcatgggtgtgtgtggggtccTCATTTTCCAGCAAGTTGGCGCCTAGCCCGACTCGAAGGTGTGGGGATGCAGTCCCTGCTGAGCAG TCTGCAGGTgatcagctgtcccaggagCTGAAGCGTGTAAAGAAAGAGCTGGAGCGAGTGAAGGGTGAGCTTG ctgacAAGACTGCCCAGTGTGAAGCCTATTGCCAGACAATCTCCTCCTTGCAGGCTCAGCTCAGAGCAGCAG GAATCTGCCCGGAAGATGCAGTAATGGAGGAGATTGGTGACTCAGGGAGTGACTGA
- the LOC142063297 gene encoding uncharacterized protein LOC142063297 isoform X3 produces MRRSERPLAGSGSPDCPDLLRHVGGPRSPLSPLYLSFFEEECRAIATRLRLGAAAAAELSPGPREGSALWPDAAGPVTSTPLQDSVPLGEGVPGSAVPAARPSTAGCEAAATPGPTRGEPGCLPRPAADRCPGAARPSSRLARPQPVSRKAACRGAGQSPYGGPGPAGRPRTPARSPGCGGGRLCLSRVRASLGLELPKAGKGLGAPGSRLPQPRGTNLKPMPAAKSRLQHPSGALQQAQPSAVPKPGPRDTEMETTVKVGGRRQPSWRLSTAIPTMASRSRLRPMGKVSSPKRFCVGSTTQELICNITQELKENGKVDQTWVCVGSSFSSKLAPSPTRRCGDAVPAEQSAGDQLSQELKRVKKELERVKGELADKTAQCEAYCQTISSLQAQLRAAGAEFWEQQCFDTTVGPRNLPGRCSNGGDW; encoded by the exons ATGAGGCGGTCGGAGCGGCCGCTGGCGGGCTCCGGCTCGCCGGACTGCCCCGACCTGCTGCGGCATGTAGGCGGCCCGCGCTCGCCGCTCTCCCCGCTCTACCTCAGCTTCTTCGAGGAGGAGTGCCGCGCCATCGCCACCCGCCTGCGCCTCGGCGCCGCCGCTGCGGCGGAGCTCTCGCCGGGCCCGCGGGAAGGCAGCGCCCTGTGGCCCGATGCTGCCGGGCCCGTCACCTCCACGCCGCTGCAGGACTCGGTCCCCCTCGGGGAGGGGGTCCCGGGCAGCGCCGTGCCCGCTGCCCGCCCGAGCACGGCTGGCTGTGAGGCCGCCGCGACCCCGGGCCCGACCCGCGGGGAGCCCGGGTGCCTCCCGCGGCCCGCTGCCGACCGTTGCCCCGGCGCAGCGCGGCCCAGCTCCCGCCTCGCCCGCCCACAGCCCGTGTCCCGTAAGGCAGCATGTCGCGGTGCCGGACAGTCCCCCTACGGCGGACCGGGCCCCGCGGGCCGCCCCCGCACCCCTGCCCGGTCCccgggctgcggcggcggcaggCTCTGCCTCTCCCGGGTACGGGCCTCTCTGGGTCTGGAGCTCCCCAAGGCCGGCAAGGGGCTCGGTGCTCCGGGATCgaggctcccccagccccgag GCACCAACCTGAAGCCGATGCCGGCTGCCAAGTCCAGGCTTCAGCATCCCAGCGGGGCTCTGCAGCAGGCACAACCTTCCGCCGTTCCCAAACCCGGCCCCCGGGACACAGAGATGGAAA CCACTGTCAAGGTTGGGGGTCGCAGACAGCCCTCCTGGAGGCTCTCTACAGCGATTCCTACCATGGCTTCTCGCTCCCGACTGCGGCCGATGGGAAAAGTGTCTTCCCCCAAGCGCTTTTGTGTCG GATCAACTACACAGGAGCTGATATGCAATATAACCCAAGAGCTGAAGGAAAACG GTAAGGTTGACCAGAcatgggtgtgtgtggggtccTCATTTTCCAGCAAGTTGGCGCCTAGCCCGACTCGAAGGTGTGGGGATGCAGTCCCTGCTGAGCAG TCTGCAGGTgatcagctgtcccaggagCTGAAGCGTGTAAAGAAAGAGCTGGAGCGAGTGAAGGGTGAGCTTG ctgacAAGACTGCCCAGTGTGAAGCCTATTGCCAGACAATCTCCTCCTTGCAGGCTCAGCTCAGAGCAGCAG GTGCTGAGTTCTGGGAGCAGCAGTGCTTTGATACTACTGTTGGTCCCAGGAATCTGCCCGGAAGATGCAGTAATGGAGGAGATTGGTGA
- the LOC142063297 gene encoding uncharacterized protein LOC142063297 isoform X1: MRRSERPLAGSGSPDCPDLLRHVGGPRSPLSPLYLSFFEEECRAIATRLRLGAAAAAELSPGPREGSALWPDAAGPVTSTPLQDSVPLGEGVPGSAVPAARPSTAGCEAAATPGPTRGEPGCLPRPAADRCPGAARPSSRLARPQPVSRKAACRGAGQSPYGGPGPAGRPRTPARSPGCGGGRLCLSRVRASLGLELPKAGKGLGAPGSRLPQPRGTNLKPMPAAKSRLQHPSGALQQAQPSAVPKPGPRDTEMETTVKVGGRRQPSWRLSTAIPTMASRSRLRPMGKVSSPKRFCVGSTTQELICNITQELKENGESKEELVAAGTVLGAGKVDQTWVCVGSSFSSKLAPSPTRRCGDAVPAEQSAGDQLSQELKRVKKELERVKGELADKTAQCEAYCQTISSLQAQLRAAGAEFWEQQCFDTTVGPRNLPGRCSNGGDW; this comes from the exons ATGAGGCGGTCGGAGCGGCCGCTGGCGGGCTCCGGCTCGCCGGACTGCCCCGACCTGCTGCGGCATGTAGGCGGCCCGCGCTCGCCGCTCTCCCCGCTCTACCTCAGCTTCTTCGAGGAGGAGTGCCGCGCCATCGCCACCCGCCTGCGCCTCGGCGCCGCCGCTGCGGCGGAGCTCTCGCCGGGCCCGCGGGAAGGCAGCGCCCTGTGGCCCGATGCTGCCGGGCCCGTCACCTCCACGCCGCTGCAGGACTCGGTCCCCCTCGGGGAGGGGGTCCCGGGCAGCGCCGTGCCCGCTGCCCGCCCGAGCACGGCTGGCTGTGAGGCCGCCGCGACCCCGGGCCCGACCCGCGGGGAGCCCGGGTGCCTCCCGCGGCCCGCTGCCGACCGTTGCCCCGGCGCAGCGCGGCCCAGCTCCCGCCTCGCCCGCCCACAGCCCGTGTCCCGTAAGGCAGCATGTCGCGGTGCCGGACAGTCCCCCTACGGCGGACCGGGCCCCGCGGGCCGCCCCCGCACCCCTGCCCGGTCCccgggctgcggcggcggcaggCTCTGCCTCTCCCGGGTACGGGCCTCTCTGGGTCTGGAGCTCCCCAAGGCCGGCAAGGGGCTCGGTGCTCCGGGATCgaggctcccccagccccgag GCACCAACCTGAAGCCGATGCCGGCTGCCAAGTCCAGGCTTCAGCATCCCAGCGGGGCTCTGCAGCAGGCACAACCTTCCGCCGTTCCCAAACCCGGCCCCCGGGACACAGAGATGGAAA CCACTGTCAAGGTTGGGGGTCGCAGACAGCCCTCCTGGAGGCTCTCTACAGCGATTCCTACCATGGCTTCTCGCTCCCGACTGCGGCCGATGGGAAAAGTGTCTTCCCCCAAGCGCTTTTGTGTCG GATCAACTACACAGGAGCTGATATGCAATATAACCCAAGAGCTGAAGGAAAACGGTGAGAGCAAAGAAGAGCTGGTTGCAGCAGGGACTGTCTTGGGGGCAG GTAAGGTTGACCAGAcatgggtgtgtgtggggtccTCATTTTCCAGCAAGTTGGCGCCTAGCCCGACTCGAAGGTGTGGGGATGCAGTCCCTGCTGAGCAG TCTGCAGGTgatcagctgtcccaggagCTGAAGCGTGTAAAGAAAGAGCTGGAGCGAGTGAAGGGTGAGCTTG ctgacAAGACTGCCCAGTGTGAAGCCTATTGCCAGACAATCTCCTCCTTGCAGGCTCAGCTCAGAGCAGCAG GTGCTGAGTTCTGGGAGCAGCAGTGCTTTGATACTACTGTTGGTCCCAGGAATCTGCCCGGAAGATGCAGTAATGGAGGAGATTGGTGA
- the SNX12 gene encoding sorting nexin-12, with protein sequence MSEAAVADTRRLNAKPQDLTDAYGPPSNFLEIDIFNPQTVGMGRARYTSYELRMRTNLPIFKLKESCVRRRYSDFEWLKNELERDSKIVVPPLPGKALKRQLPFRGDEGIFEESFIEERRQGLEQFINKIAGHPLAQNERCLHMFLQEETIDRNYVPGKVRQ encoded by the exons ATGTCGGAGGCGGCGGTGGCGGACACCCGGCGCCTGAACGCCAAGCCGCAGGACCTGACCGACGCGTACGGGCCGCCCAGCAACTTCCTCGAGATCGACATCTTCAACCCGCAGACCGTGGGCATGGGCCGCGCCAGATACACCAGCTACGAGCTTCGGATGCGG ACAAACCTCCCAATCTTCAAATTGAAGGAGTCATGTGTGAGGAGACGATACAGTGACTTTGAATGGCTGAAGAATGAGCTGGAACGAGACAGTAAG ATTGTAGTGCCACCGCTGCCTGGAAAAGCTTTGAAACGACAGCTTCCCTTCCGAGGAGACGAAGGCATCTTTGAGGAGTCCTTCATTGAGGAGCGAAGACAAGGACTAGAACAGTTTATTAACAA aattgCTGGACACCCACTGGCACAGAACGAGCGCTGCTTACATATGTTCCTGCAAGAGGAGACTATTGATAGGAATTACGTCCCTGGGAAAGTGCGCCAGTAG
- the FOXO4 gene encoding forkhead box protein O4 isoform X1 produces MAEAGGAAAAPDIDPDFEPQSRPRSCTWPLPRPELPAAPAEAGSAAGAAEEGAGGAAAGPGRAEGARAGGAAARKGGSRRNAWGNQSYAELISQAIESAPEKRLTLAQIYEWMVRSVPYFKDKGDSNSSAGWKCTSLFAVLVSSLSMPQFCGSLSQCGLGLRDSSHAFLYLCDKTNSIRHNLSLHSKFIKVHNEATGKSSWWMLNPEGGKSGKAPRRRAASMDNSSKLAKVRGKASKKKPPLQSAPESTADSPGSQFPKWPGSPSSRSNEDSDVWNTFRPRTSSNASTISARLSPILTEQDDLHDEELLPSLVYSSASSNVPPTVTEELELIDGLNLMSPSSSVLSTQQSASSGQIQRDSSFSLQSPNAAGQTTTFGNSLFNPVDISLQSSVSHFSAPQTLEALLTPSSPPPRDVMMTQVDPVLPQTGSRMSSRTLLLLGGQATQSKLSSSNPRGKPTEQQAEPVSASVLPSTLPIATSPQNTASITSLKAPVSATTAQSVQLGSPLLLSSAGPAPLGLNQDRLPIDLDIDMYMENLECDMDYIINSELMDGEGLDFNFEPILSTPSYPSTSQASNHTWVPS; encoded by the exons ATGGCGGAGGCAGGCGGCGCCGCGGCGGCGCCGGACATCGACCCTGACTTCGAGCCGCAAAGCCGGCCGCGCTCCTGCACCTGGCCGCTGCCGCGGCCTGAGCTGCCGGCGGCGCCGGCGGAGGCGGGCAGCGCGGCGGGCGCGGCGGAGGAGGGCGCAGgtggcgcggcggcggggcccgggcggGCCGAGGgggcgcgggcgggcggcgcggcggcgcggAAGGGCGGCTCCCGGCGCAACGCCTGGGGCAACCAGTCCTATGCCGAGCTCATCAGCCAGGCCATCGAGAGCGCCCCCGAGAAGCGGCTCACGCTGGCGCAGATCTACGAGTGGATGGTTCGCTCCGTCCCCTACTTCAAGGACAAGGGTGACAGCAACAGCTCCGCCGGCTGGAAG TGTACCTCTCTGTTTGCGGTGTTGGTTAGCAGTTTGTCCATGCCGCAGTTCTGCGGCAGCTTGAGCCAGTGTGGTTTGGGGCTTCGTGACTCCAGCCATGCATTCCTCTACCTGTGTGACAAAACA aaTTCTATTAGACATAACCTGTCCCTGCATAGCAAGTTCATTAAAGTCCATAATGAAGCCACAGGGAAGAGCTCTTGGTGGATGCTCAATCCTGAGGGTGGTAAAAGTGGAAAAGCACCAAGAAGAAGAGCTGCCTCCATGGACAACAGCAGCAAACTTGCAAAAGTCAGAGGTAAAGCATCCAAAAAGAAGCCTCCTCTCCAGTCTGCTCCAGAATCCACTGCTGACAGTCCTGGCTCCCAATTCCCTAAGTGGCCTGGGAGCCCGTCCTCAAGAAGCAATGAGGACTCTGACGTGTGGAACACCTTCCGGCCTCGAACCAGTTCTAATGCAAGCACCATTAGTGCCAGGCTTTCTCCTATCCTGACAGAGCAGGATGACCTCCATGATGAAGAGCTGCTTCCTTCTCTAGTGTACTCCAGTGCATCCAGCAATGTTCCACCAACTGTGACTGAGGAGCTTGAGCTCATCGATGGGTTAAATTTAATGTCTCCCAGCTCATCTGTGTTATCTACCCAGCAATCTGCCTCAAGTGGTCAGATCCAGAGAGATTCCAGCTTTTCATTGCAGAGCCCGAATGCAGCTGGTCAGACCACTACTTTTGGCAATTCCCTGTTTAACCCTGTTGATATCTCACTGCAAAGTTCTGTCAGCCATTTCTCTGCCCCTCAGACCTTGGAAGCCCTTCTGACACCCAGCTCTCCGCCTCCAAGGGATGTTATGATGACTCAGGTGGATCCAGTTCTCCCGCAGACTGGTAGCAGGATGAGCAGCCGAACTCTTCTGCTTCTAGGTGGACAAGCCACCCAGAGTAAGCTGAGCTCAAGCAATCCACGAGGAAAGCCTacagagcagcaggcagaacCAGTCAGTGCCAGTGTTTTGCCATCAACGCTTCCCATAGCAACGTCTCCTCAAAACACTGCCAGCATCACCAGTTTGAAGGCTCCAGTTTCTGCAACAACTGCGCAGTCGGTCCAGCTGGGCAGTccactgcttctttcttctgctggccctgctccctTGGGATTGAACCAGGACAGGCTGCCCATTGACCTGGACATTGACATGTACATGGAGAACCTTGAATGTGATATGGATTACATAATCAACAGTGAACTCATGGATGGAGAAGGACTGGACTTTAATTTTGAACCCATTCTATCTACTCCCAGCTATCCCAGCACCTCGCAGGCCTCCAACCATACCTGGGTACCAAGTTAA
- the FOXO4 gene encoding forkhead box protein O4 isoform X2 — protein sequence MAEAGGAAAAPDIDPDFEPQSRPRSCTWPLPRPELPAAPAEAGSAAGAAEEGAGGAAAGPGRAEGARAGGAAARKGGSRRNAWGNQSYAELISQAIESAPEKRLTLAQIYEWMVRSVPYFKDKGDSNSSAGWKNSIRHNLSLHSKFIKVHNEATGKSSWWMLNPEGGKSGKAPRRRAASMDNSSKLAKVRGKASKKKPPLQSAPESTADSPGSQFPKWPGSPSSRSNEDSDVWNTFRPRTSSNASTISARLSPILTEQDDLHDEELLPSLVYSSASSNVPPTVTEELELIDGLNLMSPSSSVLSTQQSASSGQIQRDSSFSLQSPNAAGQTTTFGNSLFNPVDISLQSSVSHFSAPQTLEALLTPSSPPPRDVMMTQVDPVLPQTGSRMSSRTLLLLGGQATQSKLSSSNPRGKPTEQQAEPVSASVLPSTLPIATSPQNTASITSLKAPVSATTAQSVQLGSPLLLSSAGPAPLGLNQDRLPIDLDIDMYMENLECDMDYIINSELMDGEGLDFNFEPILSTPSYPSTSQASNHTWVPS from the exons ATGGCGGAGGCAGGCGGCGCCGCGGCGGCGCCGGACATCGACCCTGACTTCGAGCCGCAAAGCCGGCCGCGCTCCTGCACCTGGCCGCTGCCGCGGCCTGAGCTGCCGGCGGCGCCGGCGGAGGCGGGCAGCGCGGCGGGCGCGGCGGAGGAGGGCGCAGgtggcgcggcggcggggcccgggcggGCCGAGGgggcgcgggcgggcggcgcggcggcgcggAAGGGCGGCTCCCGGCGCAACGCCTGGGGCAACCAGTCCTATGCCGAGCTCATCAGCCAGGCCATCGAGAGCGCCCCCGAGAAGCGGCTCACGCTGGCGCAGATCTACGAGTGGATGGTTCGCTCCGTCCCCTACTTCAAGGACAAGGGTGACAGCAACAGCTCCGCCGGCTGGAAG aaTTCTATTAGACATAACCTGTCCCTGCATAGCAAGTTCATTAAAGTCCATAATGAAGCCACAGGGAAGAGCTCTTGGTGGATGCTCAATCCTGAGGGTGGTAAAAGTGGAAAAGCACCAAGAAGAAGAGCTGCCTCCATGGACAACAGCAGCAAACTTGCAAAAGTCAGAGGTAAAGCATCCAAAAAGAAGCCTCCTCTCCAGTCTGCTCCAGAATCCACTGCTGACAGTCCTGGCTCCCAATTCCCTAAGTGGCCTGGGAGCCCGTCCTCAAGAAGCAATGAGGACTCTGACGTGTGGAACACCTTCCGGCCTCGAACCAGTTCTAATGCAAGCACCATTAGTGCCAGGCTTTCTCCTATCCTGACAGAGCAGGATGACCTCCATGATGAAGAGCTGCTTCCTTCTCTAGTGTACTCCAGTGCATCCAGCAATGTTCCACCAACTGTGACTGAGGAGCTTGAGCTCATCGATGGGTTAAATTTAATGTCTCCCAGCTCATCTGTGTTATCTACCCAGCAATCTGCCTCAAGTGGTCAGATCCAGAGAGATTCCAGCTTTTCATTGCAGAGCCCGAATGCAGCTGGTCAGACCACTACTTTTGGCAATTCCCTGTTTAACCCTGTTGATATCTCACTGCAAAGTTCTGTCAGCCATTTCTCTGCCCCTCAGACCTTGGAAGCCCTTCTGACACCCAGCTCTCCGCCTCCAAGGGATGTTATGATGACTCAGGTGGATCCAGTTCTCCCGCAGACTGGTAGCAGGATGAGCAGCCGAACTCTTCTGCTTCTAGGTGGACAAGCCACCCAGAGTAAGCTGAGCTCAAGCAATCCACGAGGAAAGCCTacagagcagcaggcagaacCAGTCAGTGCCAGTGTTTTGCCATCAACGCTTCCCATAGCAACGTCTCCTCAAAACACTGCCAGCATCACCAGTTTGAAGGCTCCAGTTTCTGCAACAACTGCGCAGTCGGTCCAGCTGGGCAGTccactgcttctttcttctgctggccctgctccctTGGGATTGAACCAGGACAGGCTGCCCATTGACCTGGACATTGACATGTACATGGAGAACCTTGAATGTGATATGGATTACATAATCAACAGTGAACTCATGGATGGAGAAGGACTGGACTTTAATTTTGAACCCATTCTATCTACTCCCAGCTATCCCAGCACCTCGCAGGCCTCCAACCATACCTGGGTACCAAGTTAA